One window from the genome of Diabrotica virgifera virgifera chromosome 6, PGI_DIABVI_V3a encodes:
- the LOC126886260 gene encoding transcription initiation factor TFIID subunit 12-like, whose protein sequence is MSCQRYNTITSNATTSNTTNLDSTNSNPPTSNTTNPDPTNSTPTSSKALPETSQNTQYITNLPYNQTEQKLSDKTLISTSNDHPASSQNILVQIPDVQVSNNQLESTIETDDMSRPTNNTNETNTLKIPTSSTSNKISNLTPLEITQPKIIPNVTKHLKRLISSSPEINENTTQTDSHIFTSPGRMALCKPASSQGVEDGHEEIQLYDTVERIIVFNSVHKIAAGQHNA, encoded by the exons ATGTCCTGTCAACGCTACAATACAATCACTTCTAATGCTACCACTTCTAATACAACCAATCTTGACTCAACCAATTCTAATCCACCCACTTCTAATACAACAAATCCTGACCCAACCAATTCTACTCCAACATCTTCTAAAGCTCTTCCAGAAACCTCCCAAAACACACAATATATAACAAATCTACCTTATAACCAAACAGAACAAAAACTTTCTGACAAAACCTTAATATCCACCTCTAACGATCACCCAGCATCTTCCCAAAACATATTAGTTCAGATCCCAGACGTACAGGTCTCTAATAACCAATTAGAATCTACCATAGAAACTGACGACATGTCAAGacctacaaataatacaaatgaaacaaacactttaaaaatcccAACATCATCAACTTCCAACAAGATTAGCAATCTTACTCCATTAGAAATAACACAACCTAAAATTATTCCAAACGTCACAAAACATCTAAAAAGGCTCATCTCATCGTCTCCTGAAATCAACGAAAATACCACACAGACCGATTCTCATATCTTCACTTCTCCA GGTAGGATGGCCCTTTGTAAGCCGGCAAGCTCTCAAGGTGTGGAAGATGGCCATGAAGAAATTCAACTTTACGACACAGTCGAAAGAATAATAGTATTTAACAGTGTTCATAAAATAGCAGCTGGACAACATAATGCATAG